A portion of the Streptomyces platensis genome contains these proteins:
- a CDS encoding phosphotransferase, with protein sequence MYSPPTTPADEHRALAAQQEASAALGVNVEGRRLWGYQGRTLGQKAHHPDHGACWLRLISAPAEQAKGKLWEGTKDAAAAFAGVCKPALYGIHDGTERDGIAYRAELTAFIDSPTCAPEPVLTSELELPETWWKSLHTDLETIAATPTERIAVRRQWIDRALPQHAGVPAPAEIDWATAHGDCHFANLTTSGPTLLDFEGFGLAPVGYDPALLYAYSLLAPHTAARIRTEFPILDSPAGHTALLVVAADLLQSASRGDHPELTEPLRTLVKSVVP encoded by the coding sequence ATGTACTCGCCCCCCACCACCCCGGCTGACGAACACCGCGCACTCGCCGCGCAGCAGGAGGCGAGCGCCGCACTCGGCGTCAACGTTGAGGGGCGGCGGCTGTGGGGCTACCAGGGCCGCACCCTCGGCCAGAAGGCGCACCATCCCGACCATGGAGCCTGCTGGTTGCGGTTGATCTCCGCGCCGGCCGAGCAGGCAAAGGGGAAGCTGTGGGAGGGCACCAAGGACGCGGCGGCCGCCTTCGCCGGGGTGTGCAAGCCGGCCCTGTACGGCATCCACGACGGCACAGAGCGCGACGGCATCGCCTACCGCGCCGAGCTCACCGCGTTCATCGACTCCCCCACATGCGCGCCGGAACCCGTACTGACCAGTGAGCTGGAGCTGCCGGAGACGTGGTGGAAATCCCTGCACACCGACCTGGAGACCATCGCCGCCACACCCACCGAACGGATCGCGGTACGCCGGCAGTGGATCGACCGCGCACTCCCCCAGCACGCCGGCGTCCCCGCCCCGGCCGAGATCGACTGGGCTACAGCGCACGGCGACTGCCACTTCGCCAACCTCACCACGAGCGGGCCCACCCTGCTGGATTTCGAAGGGTTCGGGCTGGCACCGGTCGGCTACGACCCCGCGCTGCTGTATGCCTACTCCCTCCTCGCGCCCCACACCGCCGCCCGCATCCGTACCGAATTTCCGATCCTGGACAGCCCTGCCGGCCACACCGCACTCCTCGTCGTCGCAGCAGACCTCCTCCAGTCCGCATCCCGCGGCGACCACCCCGAACTCACCGAACCCCTGCGCACCCTGGTGAAGTCCGTAGTGCCTTGA
- a CDS encoding cytochrome P450, whose amino-acid sequence MREEDGLPRLRVFHPVRGEIEAIVVTRYGDVRAAFAEDLLVTGNGIDTTMPRTLFNQPGFLPAYSGAEHQRLRRMLTGCFTVRQVEQLRPAIEEMVSAHLDAMVAHGPVVDLVEAFALPIPSLAICELLEVPYETRSMFQRCSQVIMDGTACADQLVAASAELNAAMQELVTRNRAAPGDGVLGRLVRQHGEDLTDAELLGFGTTLLVGGHETTATMLALSVLALLRNPNQLAALRDDTSVTNTAVEELLRYLAIPAPLLRMAVEDVEICGSRIAAGEYVLLSPLTANRDPDLVPEWPDTLDVHRRPVAQMSFGFGVHQCLGQQLARLELKIALPALLRRFPTLELAVPDTDLRFREGSTVYGVEALPVSWRPGNAGGRK is encoded by the coding sequence ATGCGCGAAGAGGATGGTCTGCCGCGTCTGCGTGTATTTCACCCTGTGCGCGGTGAAATCGAAGCCATCGTTGTCACGAGATACGGTGATGTCCGGGCTGCCTTCGCGGAAGATCTCCTAGTGACCGGAAACGGCATCGATACAACGATGCCGCGGACCTTGTTCAACCAACCAGGTTTTCTACCCGCCTACAGCGGTGCAGAACATCAACGCCTCCGCCGCATGCTTACCGGCTGCTTCACCGTGCGCCAGGTTGAGCAGCTGCGACCGGCGATCGAAGAAATGGTCTCGGCTCACCTCGACGCCATGGTGGCGCACGGGCCCGTGGTCGACCTGGTCGAGGCCTTCGCCCTCCCCATCCCCTCACTGGCGATCTGCGAACTGCTTGAAGTGCCGTATGAGACACGATCCATGTTTCAGCGCTGCTCTCAGGTGATCATGGACGGGACGGCCTGCGCCGACCAGTTGGTGGCCGCATCGGCCGAGTTGAATGCAGCCATGCAAGAACTTGTCACCCGAAATCGTGCCGCGCCCGGGGACGGAGTGTTGGGAAGACTGGTGCGGCAACACGGTGAGGACCTCACGGATGCTGAACTCCTCGGATTCGGGACCACTCTTCTCGTGGGGGGACACGAGACCACAGCGACCATGCTCGCCCTGAGCGTATTGGCGTTGTTGCGGAACCCAAACCAATTGGCTGCTCTCCGAGACGACACCTCGGTCACGAACACAGCGGTCGAAGAACTTCTTCGGTATCTCGCCATTCCAGCGCCGCTTCTGAGGATGGCTGTGGAAGACGTCGAGATCTGCGGGAGCCGGATCGCGGCAGGTGAATACGTGCTGCTCAGCCCATTGACAGCGAACCGTGATCCCGACCTCGTGCCCGAATGGCCTGACACGCTGGATGTCCATCGCCGTCCGGTAGCACAGATGTCGTTCGGTTTCGGTGTCCACCAGTGCCTCGGACAACAGTTGGCAAGACTGGAGTTGAAGATCGCTCTGCCGGCGTTGCTCCGACGTTTTCCCACGCTCGAACTCGCCGTCCCCGATACGGATCTCCGGTTCAGGGAAGGCTCGACGGTATATGGCGTCGAAGCGCTTCCAGTGTCCTGGCGACCGGGCAACGCTGGAGGCCGAAAGTGA
- a CDS encoding terpene synthase family protein gives MTDDYYEGLTPMSFPSRISPDFQAAHDRHLAWPKSFGFLSSEPEEAHHLKGQFPLIAAMFYPNATGSELDLGVDQQSWYFLFDDALDEQWGQSAERVRNLVGLVKEGTTGVACPLPLASAFADMRRRSCQEMPQDWIRRSSAHWSSYLDHHVEEARSKQADSPMSLSTYLRVRRHTIGVAPVIDLAERLSSCVLPDHLYELPHLSVMREMIKMFIICDNDIVSLGKDAALGEKNNLVLCLEREHGLSRLEAIEKALHQQKGALQLFTTTRHALLSATGVSQLDPTERDLLERYCTEALQPTIRGAYDWHHTSTRYRM, from the coding sequence TTGACCGACGACTACTACGAGGGCCTGACGCCTATGTCCTTTCCCAGCCGCATCAGTCCAGACTTCCAAGCCGCTCATGATCGTCACCTTGCCTGGCCGAAATCATTCGGCTTTCTGTCATCGGAACCGGAGGAGGCCCATCATCTCAAGGGTCAGTTCCCCTTGATCGCGGCCATGTTCTATCCGAACGCGACCGGAAGCGAATTGGACCTCGGAGTCGATCAGCAAAGCTGGTACTTCCTGTTCGACGACGCGCTCGACGAACAGTGGGGCCAGTCAGCCGAACGGGTCCGCAACCTCGTCGGACTCGTCAAAGAGGGCACTACCGGTGTGGCGTGCCCGCTGCCCCTGGCCAGTGCTTTTGCCGACATGCGGCGACGCAGCTGCCAGGAGATGCCTCAGGACTGGATACGACGATCCAGCGCTCACTGGTCCTCCTACCTCGACCACCACGTCGAGGAGGCGCGCAGCAAGCAGGCCGACAGCCCTATGTCGTTGAGCACGTACTTACGCGTCAGGCGACACACCATCGGGGTGGCACCGGTCATCGACCTCGCCGAACGCCTTTCCTCGTGCGTTCTCCCGGATCACTTGTACGAGCTGCCCCACCTGTCGGTCATGCGTGAGATGATAAAGATGTTCATCATCTGCGACAACGACATTGTCTCTCTGGGCAAAGACGCCGCACTGGGCGAGAAAAACAATCTCGTGCTGTGCCTGGAACGAGAACACGGGCTCTCCCGGCTGGAAGCGATCGAAAAGGCCCTCCATCAACAAAAGGGGGCCCTGCAACTGTTCACGACCACCCGCCACGCCCTCCTTAGCGCAACGGGTGTAAGCCAGCTCGATCCGACCGAACGTGACCTGCTGGAGCGCTACTGCACAGAAGCGTTACAGCCGACCATCCGCGGTGCCTACGACTGGCATCACACCTCCACGCGATATCGCATGTAG
- a CDS encoding cytochrome P450, translating to MHSISVPAAAPIAPGRFPLLGHLPQLAVKRAGFLQSIKTRGDIIKIFLGTRPMFVLNSPEAVHDVLVTQSRKFSKGLLFDIARPFIGNGIITSEREFHRRQRRALQPAFHRDSIAGYVGTMIDVAEEQVSTWRPGEVIVMDQAMRRLMTVMLVATLFSTERPDGAEAMAELGDRVAEHLTTVMRGVFVGTVLPAPIASLPALGHRRYLSAAAALRDLADTAVRQARQDPTGRGDLLSIMFTGTAGNPQGMSDVEARDELLSLLMAGAETTSTTLSWALYELGRRPEITDRIKAECRSRPVEVIPSATTFPFTDRFLREVLRLHQPNWLLMRRALEPVRVSGIELPPGAEIIYSAATMHRDPAYFPDPLRFDPDRWLDRSQKELPPGAYIPFAVGNRKCIGDFFSMTEMLVVLRSIVSRWRLHPLEKHRVRPVVQAQIRPNSLPMLVSPWPTR from the coding sequence GTGCATTCCATCAGTGTTCCAGCAGCGGCGCCCATTGCTCCGGGCCGCTTTCCATTACTCGGACACCTGCCTCAGCTTGCTGTCAAGCGAGCAGGATTCCTGCAGTCGATCAAGACTCGGGGTGACATCATCAAGATATTTCTCGGGACTCGGCCGATGTTTGTTCTGAACTCGCCGGAGGCGGTCCACGACGTTCTCGTGACGCAGAGCAGAAAGTTCAGCAAAGGGTTGCTGTTCGACATCGCGAGGCCATTTATCGGGAATGGCATAATCACGTCCGAACGAGAGTTTCACAGGCGCCAGCGTCGTGCGCTCCAGCCTGCTTTCCATCGTGACAGTATCGCCGGATATGTCGGTACGATGATTGATGTCGCTGAGGAGCAGGTGTCGACGTGGCGCCCGGGCGAGGTGATCGTCATGGATCAGGCGATGCGTCGGCTGATGACGGTCATGCTCGTAGCGACCTTGTTCAGCACCGAACGCCCGGACGGCGCCGAGGCTATGGCCGAGCTGGGGGATCGGGTCGCTGAGCACCTGACCACGGTGATGCGTGGGGTCTTCGTGGGCACTGTCCTGCCCGCGCCGATCGCTTCTTTGCCTGCGCTCGGTCACCGCCGGTATCTGTCCGCGGCCGCGGCCTTGCGCGACCTCGCGGACACAGCTGTCCGGCAGGCCCGGCAGGATCCCACCGGCCGCGGTGATCTGCTGTCGATCATGTTCACCGGCACAGCGGGGAATCCTCAGGGGATGAGTGACGTGGAAGCCCGCGATGAGTTGCTGTCCCTCCTCATGGCCGGCGCTGAAACCACGTCAACCACCTTGTCCTGGGCTCTTTATGAGCTCGGTCGACGACCGGAGATCACAGATCGAATCAAAGCCGAGTGCCGATCCCGACCTGTCGAGGTCATTCCCAGTGCAACGACCTTTCCCTTCACCGACCGGTTCCTCCGGGAGGTTCTTCGATTACATCAGCCCAACTGGCTTCTTATGCGGCGCGCTTTGGAACCGGTGCGTGTCTCCGGAATCGAGCTTCCACCCGGGGCCGAAATAATCTACAGCGCAGCGACGATGCATCGAGACCCGGCGTACTTCCCGGACCCCTTGCGATTCGACCCGGACCGATGGCTTGACCGTTCCCAAAAGGAACTTCCGCCGGGTGCCTACATCCCATTTGCAGTGGGCAACAGGAAGTGTATCGGGGACTTCTTCTCAATGACCGAAATGCTGGTCGTCCTCCGCTCGATCGTATCGCGGTGGCGACTGCACCCGCTTGAGAAGCATCGGGTCCGGCCAGTGGTCCAAGCGCAGATCCGGCCGAATTCGCTGCCCATGCTCGTCTCACCGTGGCCAACCCGGTGA